Proteins from a single region of Pseudomonas sp. BSw22131:
- a CDS encoding DUF962 domain-containing protein, translating to MDNVRTFQHFADFYPYYLKEHSDSTCRRLHFIGTSLVILILASALISASWMWLWILPLAGYSFAWVGHFFFEKNRPATFKYPLYSLLGDFAMYRDMLRGKVPF from the coding sequence GTGGATAACGTCAGAACGTTCCAGCACTTTGCCGACTTCTATCCTTATTATTTGAAGGAACACAGTGACAGCACCTGCCGCCGTCTGCACTTCATCGGGACCTCGCTGGTTATCCTGATTCTGGCGTCAGCGCTGATCAGCGCCAGCTGGATGTGGCTGTGGATATTGCCGCTGGCCGGCTACAGTTTTGCCTGGGTCGGGCACTTTTTCTTCGAGAAAAATCGTCCGGCCACTTTCAAATATCCCCTCTACAGCCTGCTAGGGGATTTCGCCATGTACCGCGACATGCTGCGCGGCAAGGTGCCGTTCTAG
- a CDS encoding UDP-2,3-diacylglucosamine diphosphatase, with protein MSIAENARPSRKQRVRTLWISDVHLGTRDCQAEHLSGFLKQYHADRIYLVGDIIDGWKLRGGMYWPQAHTNVIRRLLTMSKRGTEVIYVTGNHDEFLRRYSKLILGNIQLVDEAVHTTADGRRLLVIHGDQFDVITRYHRWLAFLGDSAYEFTLTLNRWLNHWRARYGYGYWSLSAYLKHKVKTAVSFISDFEEAIAHECAKRGLDGVVCGHIHHAEIRQVGEVEYLNCGDWVESCTALIEHWDGHIELFRLADAHVSKKALEEAEQATV; from the coding sequence ATGAGCATTGCTGAAAACGCCCGCCCCAGTCGGAAGCAACGTGTCAGAACCCTATGGATATCCGACGTCCACCTTGGTACCCGGGATTGCCAGGCGGAGCACTTGTCGGGCTTTCTCAAGCAGTACCATGCCGACCGGATTTACCTGGTCGGCGATATCATCGACGGCTGGAAACTGCGAGGCGGCATGTACTGGCCGCAGGCGCACACCAACGTCATCCGCCGCTTGCTGACGATGAGCAAACGCGGGACGGAAGTCATCTACGTAACCGGCAATCACGACGAATTTCTTCGGCGTTATTCGAAGCTGATCCTGGGCAACATCCAGCTGGTCGACGAGGCTGTGCACACCACCGCCGATGGCCGGCGCCTGCTGGTGATCCACGGCGATCAGTTTGACGTCATCACGCGCTACCACCGTTGGCTGGCGTTTCTGGGCGACTCGGCCTACGAATTCACCTTGACCCTCAATCGCTGGCTCAATCACTGGCGCGCCCGTTACGGGTACGGTTACTGGTCGTTGTCGGCGTACCTGAAGCACAAGGTCAAAACCGCCGTCAGCTTCATCAGCGACTTCGAAGAAGCCATCGCTCATGAGTGCGCCAAACGCGGGCTGGACGGCGTGGTGTGCGGGCATATCCACCACGCCGAGATCCGTCAGGTCGGGGAGGTGGAATACCTCAATTGCGGCGATTGGGTGGAGTCCTGCACGGCGTTGATCGAGCACTGGGACGGCCACATCGAGCTGTTCCGTCTGGCCGATGCTCACGTCAGCAAAAAGGCCCTTGAGGAAGCGGAGCAGGCGACGGTCTGA
- a CDS encoding TrkH family potassium uptake protein: MALPTLRIIGFIIGIFLITLAIAMVVPMATLLIFERTSDLPSFLWASTITFVAGLALVSPGRPEHVHLRPRDMYLLTVSSWVVVCIFAALPFLLTQHISYTDSFFESMSGITATGSTVLSGLDTMSPGILIWRSLLHWLGGIGFIGMAVAILPLLRIGGMRLFQTESSDRSEKVMPRSHMVAKFIVLIYVSITAVGTLAFWAAGMNLFDAINHAMSAISTGGFSTSDQSLAKWTQPAVHWVAIVVMILGSLPFTLFVATVRGNRKALIRDQQVQGFIGLLLVTWLVMTLWYWATTDLPWYDALRHVALNVTSVVTTTGFALGDYSLWGNFSLMIFFYLGFIGGCSGSTAGGVKVFRFQVAYILLRANLHQLIHPRAVIRQQYNGHRLDDDIVRSILTFSFFFTITICLIALMLSLLGLDWMTALTGAASTVSGVGPGLGETIGPAGNFSTLPDAAKWILSVGMLLGRLEIITVLVLCIPAFWRH; this comes from the coding sequence ATGGCGTTGCCGACCCTTCGCATCATCGGTTTCATTATCGGGATCTTCCTCATTACGCTGGCCATTGCGATGGTTGTGCCGATGGCGACCCTGCTGATCTTCGAGCGCACCAGTGACCTGCCATCGTTTCTTTGGGCGAGCACTATCACGTTCGTTGCAGGCCTGGCGCTGGTGAGTCCCGGCCGGCCGGAACATGTGCACCTGCGCCCACGAGACATGTATCTGCTTACCGTCAGCAGTTGGGTCGTCGTCTGCATCTTCGCAGCGCTGCCGTTTCTGCTGACGCAACACATCAGCTACACCGACTCCTTCTTTGAAAGCATGTCGGGCATCACGGCCACCGGCTCGACGGTGCTGAGCGGGCTGGACACGATGTCGCCGGGCATTCTGATCTGGCGCTCGCTGTTGCACTGGCTGGGCGGTATCGGCTTCATCGGTATGGCGGTGGCGATCCTGCCGTTGCTGCGGATCGGCGGGATGCGGCTGTTTCAGACGGAGTCCTCGGACCGTTCGGAAAAGGTCATGCCGCGCTCGCACATGGTCGCCAAGTTCATCGTGTTGATTTACGTCAGCATCACAGCAGTTGGCACCCTGGCCTTCTGGGCCGCGGGCATGAACCTGTTCGACGCGATCAACCACGCCATGTCGGCGATTTCCACCGGTGGTTTTTCGACCTCTGATCAATCGCTGGCGAAGTGGACGCAGCCCGCCGTGCATTGGGTGGCCATCGTGGTGATGATCCTTGGCAGCCTGCCGTTCACGCTATTTGTGGCGACCGTGCGCGGTAACCGTAAGGCGTTGATCAGGGACCAGCAGGTGCAGGGTTTTATCGGGCTGCTGCTGGTGACCTGGCTGGTCATGACCCTCTGGTATTGGGCGACCACCGATCTGCCTTGGTACGATGCCTTGCGCCATGTTGCGCTGAACGTCACTTCCGTGGTCACCACCACCGGTTTTGCACTGGGGGATTACAGCCTTTGGGGCAATTTCTCGCTGATGATTTTCTTTTATCTGGGGTTCATCGGCGGTTGTTCCGGCTCGACGGCAGGCGGCGTGAAGGTCTTTCGGTTTCAGGTGGCGTACATCCTGCTCAGGGCGAACCTGCATCAACTGATCCACCCGCGAGCGGTGATTCGACAGCAGTACAACGGGCATCGGCTGGATGACGATATTGTGCGGTCGATCCTGACCTTTTCGTTTTTCTTCACGATCACCATTTGCCTGATCGCGCTGATGCTGTCGCTTCTGGGCCTGGACTGGATGACCGCATTGACAGGCGCCGCCAGCACGGTATCCGGCGTCGGCCCGGGCCTGGGCGAAACCATCGGCCCGGCCGGCAATTTCTCGACCTTGCCGGATGCAGCCAAATGGATTCTGTCAGTGGGCATGCTGCTCGGCCGCCTGGAAATCATCACCGTACTGGTGCTTTGCATCCCGGCGTTCTGGCGGCATTGA
- a CDS encoding REP-associated tyrosine transposase, with protein sequence MTRNEHAGCLRTGRFSEVGRLYSVTSVVEGRLPIFGNWQLGRIVVHEFRRAEADGLVCSFAWVVMPDHFHWLFELRSGSLDALIKRVKARSAIEYNRATQGRGRIWQKGFHDRAIRYEEDVQDVARYIVANPLRAGLVSRLGNYPLWDAVWI encoded by the coding sequence ATGACGCGTAACGAACATGCAGGCTGTCTCAGAACGGGACGATTTTCGGAGGTTGGGCGACTGTACAGCGTGACGTCAGTGGTAGAAGGCCGGTTACCCATTTTTGGCAATTGGCAATTGGGCAGAATCGTTGTTCACGAATTTCGGCGTGCGGAAGCGGACGGTTTGGTTTGCTCATTCGCTTGGGTGGTTATGCCTGACCATTTCCACTGGTTGTTCGAACTCAGGTCCGGCTCTTTGGATGCCCTGATCAAACGCGTCAAGGCACGGAGTGCCATTGAGTACAACCGGGCGACGCAGGGGCGCGGGCGCATCTGGCAAAAGGGTTTTCATGACAGGGCAATCCGTTATGAAGAGGATGTCCAGGATGTCGCGCGATACATCGTCGCCAACCCGCTTCGCGCAGGGTTGGTTAGCCGCTTGGGAAACTATCCGCTTTGGGACGCAGTATGGATTTGA
- a CDS encoding AraC family transcriptional regulator has protein sequence MERTTSSSWAMGIVKSLEMDGLDCRALFKQLGLVYADLENPDARFPQDSMTRLWQRAVELSGNPAVGLNMARVVRPASFSVAGYALMSSRTLKEGFERLVRYQRIIADSADLSFRLLPEGYALILTVHGDHLPPTRQSAEASLAFALAFCGWLTGRPLQPRSVMIQGPQPKNVEPYKKFFHAPLTFNAPYDALVFERADLEAPLPTADEAMARLHDRFAGEFLARFASNRVTHQARQVLCRLLPQGEPKREAVAQSLHLSQRTLQRRLQEERTSFQILLDDTRRELAGQYLAQPNMTLLEIAYLLGFADPSNFFRAFRRWFDETPGEYRARL, from the coding sequence ATGGAGAGAACGACTTCTTCCAGCTGGGCAATGGGCATCGTCAAATCGCTGGAAATGGATGGGCTGGACTGCCGTGCTTTGTTCAAGCAGTTGGGGTTGGTGTACGCCGATCTGGAGAATCCGGATGCGCGTTTCCCTCAGGATTCCATGACCCGGCTTTGGCAGCGGGCCGTCGAGTTATCGGGCAACCCGGCGGTCGGTCTGAACATGGCGCGGGTGGTGCGGCCTGCCTCTTTCAGTGTGGCTGGCTATGCCTTGATGTCGTCGCGCACGCTCAAGGAAGGTTTCGAGCGACTGGTGCGTTACCAGCGCATCATTGCCGACAGCGCTGACTTGAGTTTTCGTCTGCTGCCGGAAGGCTATGCGCTGATTCTCACAGTGCATGGCGATCATCTTCCGCCGACCCGGCAGAGCGCCGAAGCGTCACTGGCCTTTGCACTGGCGTTTTGTGGCTGGCTGACAGGCCGGCCGCTGCAACCCCGGTCTGTGATGATTCAGGGCCCGCAACCGAAAAACGTCGAGCCCTATAAAAAGTTCTTTCATGCCCCGCTGACCTTCAATGCGCCCTACGACGCGCTGGTGTTCGAACGCGCCGACCTGGAAGCGCCGCTGCCGACGGCCGACGAGGCGATGGCCAGGCTCCATGACCGATTTGCGGGGGAGTTTCTGGCGCGTTTTGCCAGCAACCGTGTCACCCATCAGGCGCGGCAGGTGTTGTGCCGTTTGCTGCCGCAGGGCGAGCCCAAGCGCGAAGCGGTTGCACAAAGCCTGCATTTGTCGCAGCGCACCTTGCAGCGCCGGTTGCAGGAGGAGCGCACCAGCTTCCAGATCCTGCTCGACGACACCCGTCGAGAACTGGCCGGGCAATACCTCGCCCAACCCAACATGACCTTGCTGGAAATCGCTTACCTTCTGGGTTTCGCCGACCCCAGCAATTTCTTCCGTGCCTTCCGACGCTGGTTCGACGAAACCCCGGGCGAATATCGCGCCCGACTGTAA